In Nonomuraea sp. NBC_00507, the following are encoded in one genomic region:
- a CDS encoding amidohydrolase family protein, which yields MLALRARRLFDGRDMHHDRVVLVENGRVADVTGDAPATIDLGDATLLPGLIDCHVHLAFDAGLDVLGTLEQPGLADRMRAAARQHLAAGVTTVRDLGDRDYLALGLGLGLDGPEILSAGPPITTPKGHCWFLGGEAAGEQGVREAVRERAAHGVHVIKMMVTGGEMTAGTHSHLLQYGPAELKAAADEAHAHGLPITGHAHCAEGVAQALEAGFDSIEHCGFFTEDSFEVDYGLIARLAAADIVVSLTAGIVPSPTPPPPRIQQRMAGMAEALRAFYAAGVDFVIGTDAGIGPPKPHGLVPYGAEMLVEQGYAAIDVLRSITSVAARACRVDERKGMIAPGFDADLLAVAGDPLADITALRRPQAVYRMGRLVTRAAE from the coding sequence ATGCTCGCCTTACGCGCTCGCCGGCTCTTCGACGGCCGGGATATGCACCATGACCGCGTCGTGCTCGTAGAGAACGGGCGCGTCGCCGACGTCACCGGCGACGCGCCCGCCACGATCGACCTGGGTGACGCCACGCTGCTGCCCGGGCTGATCGACTGCCACGTCCACCTGGCCTTCGACGCCGGCCTCGATGTCCTGGGGACGCTGGAGCAGCCGGGTCTCGCCGACCGGATGCGGGCGGCGGCGCGGCAGCACCTGGCGGCCGGGGTGACCACGGTGCGTGACCTGGGCGACCGCGACTATCTGGCGTTGGGACTCGGGCTGGGTCTCGACGGGCCGGAGATCCTTTCAGCCGGGCCGCCGATCACCACGCCCAAGGGGCACTGCTGGTTCCTGGGCGGCGAGGCGGCCGGCGAACAAGGGGTGCGCGAGGCCGTGCGGGAGCGGGCGGCGCACGGCGTACACGTCATCAAGATGATGGTGACGGGCGGCGAGATGACCGCCGGCACCCACTCGCATCTGCTGCAGTACGGCCCCGCCGAGCTGAAGGCGGCGGCCGACGAGGCGCACGCGCACGGCCTGCCGATCACCGGGCACGCGCACTGCGCGGAGGGGGTCGCGCAGGCGCTGGAGGCCGGGTTCGACTCGATCGAGCACTGCGGGTTCTTCACCGAGGACTCCTTCGAGGTGGATTACGGGCTGATCGCCCGGCTGGCCGCCGCGGACATCGTCGTGTCCCTCACAGCTGGGATAGTGCCGAGCCCTACGCCGCCACCACCGCGCATCCAGCAGCGGATGGCGGGCATGGCGGAGGCGCTGCGTGCCTTCTACGCCGCCGGGGTGGACTTCGTCATCGGGACGGACGCCGGGATCGGGCCGCCCAAACCGCACGGGTTGGTGCCGTACGGGGCGGAGATGCTGGTCGAGCAGGGGTACGCCGCCATCGACGTGCTGCGGTCGATCACGTCGGTCGCGGCGCGCGCCTGCCGGGTGGACGAGCGCAAGGGCATGATCGCACCCGGGTTCGACGCCGACCTGCTGGCCGTGGCGGGCGACCCGCTGGCCGACATCACCGCGCTGCGGCGTCCGCAGGCGGTCTATCGGATGGGGCGTCTCGTCACCCGCGCCGCCGAGTGA
- a CDS encoding DUF6292 family protein, whose protein sequence is MDWQELHVGYLHDVYLALVRREIQPNAHWITEFLPRSATIVLEEPGLAEDSVLALAWDEESGWRFGMFAQGDVHCPTLLRQQRYICGDVLPDPAEVGDTVLAVVEELRRPRRWWQTRESERRWGWPYPPSYRSYRDVRDGFDDRLRAHLPPDDPTHLPAAWPEVSQSPAQEIE, encoded by the coding sequence GTGGATTGGCAGGAACTGCACGTCGGCTACCTGCACGACGTCTACCTGGCCCTGGTTCGCCGGGAGATCCAGCCGAACGCGCACTGGATCACGGAGTTCCTCCCGCGCTCCGCCACGATCGTGCTCGAGGAGCCCGGCCTCGCCGAGGACTCCGTTCTCGCTCTGGCATGGGATGAGGAGAGCGGCTGGCGGTTCGGGATGTTCGCGCAGGGCGACGTGCACTGCCCGACCCTTCTCAGGCAGCAGCGCTACATCTGCGGCGACGTGCTGCCCGACCCCGCCGAGGTGGGCGACACGGTTCTGGCCGTCGTCGAGGAGCTGCGGCGGCCGCGGCGGTGGTGGCAGACACGGGAGTCCGAGCGACGCTGGGGCTGGCCGTATCCACCGTCCTATCGTTCCTATCGCGACGTGCGCGACGGCTTCGACGATCGCCTGCGGGCCCACCTCCCGCCGGACGACCCGACTCACCTGCCGGCGGCCTGGCCTGAGGTATCCCAGTCCCCCGCCCAGGAAATTGAGTAG
- a CDS encoding helix-turn-helix domain-containing protein, with the protein MSDASSPPVQRRILARELRYLRERASLTGDDIKDRLGWSPSKISRIENARISVSEGDIQLLLDLYDATPGRRERLLSLARQTQTPHSWRGYTASVREFLTFMSVEAVAESIREWAVNVVPGIAQTEAYARHLITSWREVDSTLTRRQVEERLSIRMNRQKRFFPPESSQLWMILDESVLLRTVGGPAIMSEQMRKLVDFSHLPNVTIQVVPLAHSRGMVEESFTLLNLDKSDALEQCLVYVDRNVISQFLLDEQQSLYFEKMFELLAGYALSPAASRDLIANLAHS; encoded by the coding sequence GTGAGCGATGCATCTTCTCCTCCTGTGCAACGTCGCATCCTGGCGCGAGAGCTTCGCTACCTGAGGGAGCGAGCATCCCTCACGGGTGACGACATCAAAGACCGTCTGGGCTGGTCACCGTCCAAAATCAGCCGGATCGAGAACGCCCGCATCAGTGTGTCGGAAGGCGACATCCAACTCCTGCTCGATCTCTACGATGCCACGCCCGGCCGGCGTGAGCGCCTCCTCTCGCTGGCCAGGCAGACCCAGACGCCGCACTCCTGGCGGGGCTACACCGCTTCGGTGCGGGAGTTCCTGACGTTCATGAGTGTGGAGGCGGTAGCGGAGTCCATCCGCGAGTGGGCGGTCAACGTCGTGCCCGGCATCGCACAGACGGAGGCGTATGCTCGGCATCTCATCACCAGTTGGCGCGAGGTCGATTCGACGTTGACGCGGCGCCAGGTCGAAGAGCGCCTCTCTATTCGGATGAACCGCCAAAAACGGTTCTTTCCCCCTGAATCATCTCAACTATGGATGATATTGGACGAATCTGTATTGTTGCGGACGGTCGGTGGTCCGGCTATCATGTCCGAACAAATGAGGAAGTTGGTGGACTTTTCTCATTTGCCTAATGTGACGATTCAGGTCGTACCCTTGGCGCACTCTCGCGGCATGGTCGAAGAGTCCTTCACCCTGCTGAATCTCGATAAGAGCGACGCGCTGGAACAGTGTCTGGTCTACGTCGACCGCAATGTCATCAGCCAATTCCTGCTGGACGAGCAGCAGTCGCTCTATTTTGAGAAAATGTTCGAGCTGCTCGCCGGTTATGCGCTCTCCCCCGCCGCATCACGTGACCTTATCGCCAACCTGGCTCATTCTTGA
- a CDS encoding DUF397 domain-containing protein, with product MEHRWKRSSFCSHNGNCLEVRLLESGDVAIRDSKDVSLQPLVLSASAYRHLLDRIKRGDV from the coding sequence ATGGAACATCGGTGGAAGCGCTCCAGCTTCTGTAGCCATAATGGCAACTGCCTCGAAGTCCGCCTGCTCGAGAGCGGCGACGTTGCCATCAGGGACTCCAAAGACGTCAGTCTTCAGCCGCTCGTGCTATCGGCCTCCGCCTACCGCCACCTGCTCGACAGGATCAAACGCGGCGACGTCTGA
- a CDS encoding tyrosine-type recombinase/integrase → MTSLNDGPASRALAEAAPPHAEKAVFEAMLSGWARQQSQSELFQPSTIRFRQQIVRRFAAFAGAYPWQWSAADVDRWTTHLTTALRRAESTIRSYQAALRLFCDYVGAPEYGWPAECAARFDTYPEQVCHDWNTASHLVDYEGSPGRRPMTREEVQALLDHADAQFELAMRAGRKGALTAYRDATVFKVIYAWGLRCSEASALDLEDFCPHPDAPELGRFGMLRVRSGRRVRGASQSHRLVVSVMPWAVEAVADYVTNIRPRYRFADRPALWPTERGGRLRAREIETRFAAYRDDLGFDRGMTPHCLRSAYMTHLIEGGTPLRFVQEQVGHGFAATTAIRTRLGTNP, encoded by the coding sequence ATGACCTCGCTGAACGACGGCCCGGCAAGCCGGGCTCTGGCGGAAGCGGCCCCGCCTCATGCTGAAAAGGCCGTCTTCGAGGCGATGCTCTCCGGATGGGCTCGGCAGCAGAGCCAGAGCGAGCTCTTCCAGCCCTCGACGATCCGTTTCCGCCAGCAGATCGTGCGCCGCTTCGCCGCATTCGCCGGCGCTTATCCCTGGCAGTGGTCCGCCGCTGACGTCGATCGCTGGACGACCCATCTGACCACCGCACTGCGGCGGGCCGAGTCGACGATCCGCAGCTACCAGGCGGCGTTGCGGCTCTTCTGCGACTACGTCGGCGCGCCCGAGTACGGGTGGCCGGCGGAGTGCGCGGCACGCTTCGACACCTACCCGGAACAGGTTTGCCACGACTGGAACACCGCCTCACACCTGGTCGACTACGAAGGCAGCCCCGGGCGGCGGCCGATGACCCGCGAGGAGGTCCAGGCCTTGCTCGACCACGCCGACGCCCAGTTCGAGCTCGCCATGCGGGCGGGCCGGAAGGGGGCGCTCACCGCGTATCGGGACGCCACCGTATTCAAGGTGATCTACGCCTGGGGACTGCGTTGCTCTGAGGCTTCCGCACTGGACCTCGAGGACTTCTGTCCCCATCCGGACGCGCCCGAGTTGGGGCGCTTCGGCATGTTGCGCGTACGGTCCGGCCGGCGAGTCCGGGGAGCGTCGCAGTCGCATCGCCTGGTGGTGAGCGTGATGCCGTGGGCCGTCGAGGCCGTGGCCGACTATGTGACCAACATCCGCCCTCGTTACCGATTCGCGGACCGTCCGGCGTTGTGGCCGACCGAGCGGGGCGGGCGGTTGCGGGCCAGAGAGATCGAGACCCGCTTCGCCGCCTATCGAGACGATCTCGGATTCGACCGGGGGATGACGCCGCACTGCTTGCGTAGCGCGTACATGACCCATCTGATCGAGGGCGGCACACCGCTCAGGTTCGTTCAGGAGCAAGTCGGGCACGGCTTCGCCGCCACCACCGCGATCCGCACCCGGCTGGGGACAAATCCGTGA
- a CDS encoding ATP-binding protein — MSSGTRRSSGLLGRHLQVAREAAFVGREEELTAFSSTLCGGGPSVLWVHGPGGIGKSTLLRRFAQEATAAGRPVALLDGRTLEPSPEAFEAEAGSLPHDERAVLLIDAFERIEGLEGWLRERFLPRARVGVLTVVASRTPPDLAWCTDPGWAQALEVMPLRELAPTDARALLDARGVAVDLHEPLLAFAGGHPLALSLGAAVAAKDRHASSRWKPHQDVVATLLDQLVGEVPSAAHRHALEACAHTYMTTEDLLRAVLPGDVAPLFTWLRRLPFVESTALGLYPHDVVREVLEADLRWRDPQGYAAMHQLIHAHLAERLRTAADPDVLAAVGSLFFLHRHDGMTSDFHTWRGQGVVQEEPFRAEDVDILVQLARTTENEDSAANAAFWAERRPHAFRLYRLAETGEPVAFSAWLRLEEPDEQELAADPIAAAAWAHSRTTAPLRSGEHLAIGRFWVLPGHRGNSPVMDLIQWRMIGSCLRAERMAWSYVAIRDPEPACRSCLRHFDMHETSERARLGDGAYDLFIHDWRAVPAQTWLERLSRPLTSPEPARTQPAGFAVLSYAEFAEAVRAALRHLGRPSALAAGPLARSRIVAEHPGSDPATALRELLEQAIAALGEDPRAHKPHRALTVTFLRGAATQEIAAERLGLPFTTYRRHLTTGIERICADLWHRELYGS, encoded by the coding sequence ATGTCGTCAGGGACGAGAAGGAGCTCCGGGCTGCTGGGGCGGCATCTGCAAGTCGCACGGGAAGCCGCGTTCGTCGGGCGCGAGGAGGAGCTGACCGCCTTCAGCTCCACGCTGTGCGGCGGGGGCCCCAGCGTGCTGTGGGTGCACGGTCCCGGGGGCATCGGCAAGTCGACGTTGTTGAGGCGCTTCGCGCAGGAGGCCACGGCGGCCGGGCGGCCGGTGGCGCTGCTGGACGGGCGCACCCTGGAGCCGTCACCCGAGGCGTTCGAGGCGGAGGCCGGATCGCTGCCGCACGATGAGCGCGCGGTGTTGCTGATCGACGCCTTCGAGCGCATCGAGGGGCTGGAGGGCTGGCTGCGCGAGAGATTCCTCCCCCGCGCGCGGGTCGGAGTCCTGACGGTCGTGGCCAGCCGGACCCCGCCGGACCTGGCATGGTGCACCGACCCCGGCTGGGCGCAGGCGTTGGAGGTGATGCCGCTGCGCGAGCTCGCGCCCACCGACGCCCGGGCCTTGCTGGACGCCCGTGGGGTGGCCGTCGACCTGCACGAGCCACTGCTCGCGTTCGCCGGCGGCCATCCGCTGGCGTTGTCCCTGGGCGCGGCGGTGGCGGCCAAGGACCGGCACGCCAGCAGCCGGTGGAAGCCGCACCAGGATGTCGTCGCGACGCTGCTCGACCAGTTGGTGGGCGAGGTCCCCTCCGCCGCGCACCGGCACGCGCTGGAAGCGTGCGCGCACACGTACATGACCACCGAAGACCTGCTGCGCGCGGTACTGCCCGGCGATGTCGCCCCGCTGTTCACCTGGCTGCGGCGGCTGCCTTTCGTCGAATCCACCGCGCTCGGCCTGTATCCGCACGATGTGGTCCGCGAGGTGCTCGAGGCGGATCTCCGCTGGCGCGATCCGCAGGGGTACGCGGCCATGCACCAGCTGATCCACGCCCACCTGGCGGAAAGGCTGCGTACCGCGGCCGATCCTGACGTGCTGGCCGCCGTCGGGTCCCTTTTCTTCCTGCATCGCCACGACGGGATGACCTCCGACTTCCACACCTGGCGCGGACAGGGCGTGGTGCAGGAAGAGCCGTTCCGCGCGGAGGACGTCGACATCCTGGTACAGCTGGCGCGGACCACCGAGAACGAGGATTCGGCGGCCAATGCCGCCTTCTGGGCCGAACGGCGTCCCCATGCCTTCCGCCTCTACCGCCTCGCCGAGACCGGCGAACCGGTCGCGTTCAGCGCGTGGCTGCGCCTGGAAGAGCCGGATGAGCAGGAGCTCGCCGCCGATCCGATCGCGGCCGCGGCCTGGGCCCACTCGCGCACCACCGCTCCGCTGCGCTCCGGCGAGCACCTGGCCATCGGCCGTTTCTGGGTGCTGCCCGGGCACCGCGGCAACTCGCCCGTGATGGACCTGATCCAGTGGCGAATGATCGGCTCCTGCCTGCGGGCCGAGCGCATGGCCTGGTCCTATGTCGCGATCCGCGACCCCGAGCCCGCGTGCCGTTCTTGCCTGCGGCACTTCGACATGCACGAGACCTCGGAACGAGCGCGGCTGGGTGACGGCGCGTACGACCTGTTCATCCACGACTGGCGTGCGGTGCCCGCTCAGACCTGGTTGGAACGCCTGAGCCGGCCGCTGACCTCGCCGGAGCCCGCCCGCACGCAGCCGGCAGGGTTCGCCGTGCTCTCCTATGCAGAGTTCGCCGAGGCCGTCCGCGCCGCGCTGCGGCACCTCGGCCGGCCGAGCGCGCTGGCCGCCGGCCCGCTCGCCCGCAGCAGGATCGTCGCCGAACACCCCGGCTCAGATCCCGCCACCGCACTGCGCGAGCTGCTGGAACAGGCCATCGCCGCGCTCGGCGAAGACCCTCGCGCGCACAAGCCCCACCGCGCCCTGACCGTCACGTTCCTCCGCGGCGCGGCCACCCAGGAGATCGCCGCCGAGCGCCTCGGCCTGCCCTTCACCACCTACCGCCGCCATCTGACCACCGGGATCGAACGGATCTGCGCGGACCTGTGGCACCGCGAGCTCTACGGCTCCTAG
- a CDS encoding acyltransferase family protein, which produces MRPSDTRTRAPRGPVLSPQAAPARIHELDALRLVAAVSVVLFHYTFSGWADGTTTVAYPEMGSWTRYGYLGVDLFFMISGFVVLMSAWGATPRRFVVSRGARLYPAYWLAIAVTAFVTVTLGRDLFPISAGQVLANLTMFQAVADVPNVDVVYWTLWAEMRFYVLILALTWIGITRSRVMAVLWGWLALTVLVEAGLLPRVADLVVQSEFSHYFIAGMALFLARDRGFTWPIGLLLTLCAGNAVYRALGYADAVGRRYGVAYDHVVVITVVIALFAITAMVALGVTRRLGRPWLATAGALTYPLYLLHAHIGFILINRVGASLDKYVLLAALLATMAAAAYAVHRLVERPAAPLIKRILG; this is translated from the coding sequence ATGCGACCCTCGGACACCAGAACCCGGGCGCCGCGTGGCCCCGTGCTCTCGCCGCAGGCGGCACCGGCGAGGATCCACGAGCTCGACGCCCTTCGGTTGGTGGCGGCCGTCAGCGTGGTCCTGTTCCACTACACGTTCTCGGGCTGGGCCGACGGCACTACGACGGTGGCCTACCCCGAGATGGGCTCCTGGACCCGCTACGGCTACCTGGGTGTCGACCTGTTTTTCATGATCAGTGGGTTCGTCGTGCTCATGAGCGCCTGGGGCGCGACCCCGCGCCGGTTCGTGGTGTCCCGCGGGGCAAGGCTCTATCCGGCCTACTGGCTCGCCATCGCGGTGACCGCCTTCGTCACGGTCACGCTCGGCCGCGACCTCTTCCCGATCTCGGCAGGGCAGGTCCTGGCGAACCTGACGATGTTCCAGGCCGTGGCGGACGTGCCCAACGTCGACGTCGTCTACTGGACGCTGTGGGCGGAGATGCGCTTCTACGTCCTCATCCTGGCCCTGACCTGGATCGGCATCACCAGGTCGAGGGTGATGGCCGTGCTGTGGGGCTGGCTGGCGCTGACCGTGCTGGTGGAGGCCGGGTTGCTGCCCCGCGTGGCCGATCTGGTCGTGCAGTCGGAGTTCTCGCATTACTTCATCGCGGGCATGGCGCTCTTCCTCGCCCGTGACCGGGGGTTCACCTGGCCCATCGGCCTGCTGCTGACCCTCTGCGCGGGAAACGCGGTCTACCGCGCCCTCGGCTACGCCGACGCCGTCGGACGACGCTACGGGGTCGCCTACGACCACGTGGTCGTCATCACGGTGGTGATCGCACTGTTCGCGATCACGGCCATGGTCGCACTCGGCGTCACCCGCCGCCTGGGGCGGCCGTGGCTGGCCACGGCCGGCGCGCTCACCTATCCGCTCTACCTGCTGCACGCCCACATCGGCTTCATCCTGATCAACCGCGTCGGCGCGAGCCTCGACAAGTACGTGCTGCTGGCCGCACTCCTGGCCACCATGGCCGCGGCCGCCTACGCCGTGCACCGCCTCGTCGAACGTCCCGCCGCGCCGCTGATCAAACGCATCCTGGGCTGA
- a CDS encoding esterase-like activity of phytase family protein, with protein sequence MSGSALASCGYFDQRVRVGVTRTTTLPEALVRSTRRPASAIAAAAAIAMLSVAVPPAGAAASSHSAGARCSADVSLLGFTDSLDKTTFQGTAVAGLSALALTRPSRALALVDNIGTTPARLYDLALTSGQRKLSAEVRGMMTLRRPDGAPYTGADFDGEGLVAERGGGTVLASSETEPSIRRFRLSDGREVASLDVPARFRVAPAGQAQVNQTFEALAGTPDGRVLYAGMEGPLSTDGRDAAGRGLQRILRYEGRPGNAYTPAAQYAYRTDAGLGLVELVALGDDQLLALERGFTAGVGNTVRVYRVSATGVPDVSGVESLATLTDPRAWLGKQLLVDLVDCPPSGASAKQPQPNPLLDNIEGMALGGPLPGGRRTLYLVSDDNNNAVQTTRMYALSVRLPDEARLSARALLSATAYQPGPVSGTQLPPATVNGVTPPFQGQPIPGFSAVIPATPGARSASRLLAMPDNGFGAKNNSADFLLRAYVIEPDYRSGKIDVRSHISFRDPDRKVPFPIVNQDTADRLLTGADFDIESLAWDARGDLWIGEEFGPYLVRTDRTGKVLQAPIPLPDGTKSPQSPDLAQGESPTLPASRGFEAMAASEDGWTLYPILEGAKTGDPDQRRRVVYEFDVRAGAYTGRTWSFRVDEPGLVVGDAAVLDDRRLLLIERDNDMGPSARIKRLVVTDLDAAAPDGALPRRTPVDLLRIADPKGVSTPARPGEYGVGPLFSFPLQSVESVLPLHGDRIVVANDNNFPGNDGRIPGRPDDTEVIVIDVPGLRD encoded by the coding sequence ATGTCCGGTTCTGCGCTGGCGAGCTGCGGGTACTTCGATCAGCGCGTGCGGGTGGGCGTCACCCGCACGACGACCCTCCCGGAGGCACTTGTGCGCAGCACACGGCGGCCCGCGTCGGCCATCGCGGCCGCAGCGGCCATAGCGATGCTCAGCGTGGCCGTTCCCCCAGCAGGCGCGGCGGCCTCGAGCCATTCCGCAGGCGCCCGCTGTTCGGCCGACGTGTCCCTGCTCGGCTTCACCGACAGCCTGGACAAGACCACGTTCCAGGGCACGGCCGTCGCCGGGCTGTCCGCCCTGGCGCTGACCCGCCCGTCGCGGGCCCTGGCGCTCGTGGACAACATCGGCACCACCCCTGCCCGCCTCTACGATCTCGCCCTCACCTCCGGCCAGCGGAAACTCTCGGCCGAGGTACGCGGGATGATGACGCTGCGGCGGCCGGACGGCGCCCCGTACACCGGCGCCGACTTCGACGGCGAAGGGCTCGTGGCCGAGCGGGGCGGCGGCACCGTGCTGGCGAGCTCCGAGACGGAGCCGTCGATCCGGCGGTTCCGGCTGTCCGACGGCAGGGAGGTGGCCTCCCTCGACGTGCCGGCCAGATTCCGGGTCGCCCCGGCCGGTCAGGCGCAGGTCAACCAGACCTTCGAGGCCCTGGCCGGCACGCCCGACGGCCGCGTCCTGTACGCCGGCATGGAAGGGCCGCTGTCCACCGACGGCCGCGACGCCGCCGGCCGGGGCCTGCAGCGGATCCTGCGGTACGAAGGCAGGCCCGGCAACGCTTACACCCCGGCCGCGCAGTACGCCTACCGCACCGACGCCGGTCTCGGGCTCGTCGAACTGGTGGCGCTCGGCGACGACCAACTGCTGGCCCTGGAGCGCGGTTTCACCGCCGGGGTCGGCAACACCGTGCGGGTGTACCGGGTCTCCGCCACCGGCGTGCCGGACGTCTCCGGCGTCGAGTCGCTCGCCACCCTGACGGACCCCCGCGCCTGGCTCGGCAAGCAGCTCCTGGTCGACCTCGTCGACTGCCCGCCGTCCGGGGCGAGCGCCAAGCAACCCCAGCCGAACCCGTTGCTGGACAACATCGAGGGGATGGCGCTGGGCGGGCCGCTGCCCGGTGGTCGCCGTACGCTCTACCTCGTCTCCGACGACAACAACAACGCGGTGCAGACCACCCGGATGTACGCGCTGAGCGTCCGGCTGCCGGATGAGGCACGCCTGTCCGCCCGCGCGCTGCTGTCGGCGACCGCCTACCAGCCCGGCCCCGTGTCGGGCACGCAGCTGCCGCCCGCCACCGTCAACGGGGTCACCCCGCCGTTCCAGGGCCAGCCGATCCCCGGCTTCTCCGCGGTGATCCCAGCGACCCCGGGGGCCCGCTCCGCGAGCCGCCTGCTCGCCATGCCGGACAACGGATTCGGGGCGAAGAACAACTCGGCCGACTTCCTGCTGCGCGCGTACGTCATCGAGCCGGACTACCGCAGCGGCAAGATCGACGTCCGGAGCCACATCAGCTTCCGCGACCCGGATCGCAAGGTGCCGTTCCCGATCGTCAACCAGGACACCGCCGACCGGCTGTTGACCGGGGCCGACTTCGACATCGAGTCGCTGGCCTGGGACGCGCGGGGCGACCTGTGGATCGGCGAGGAGTTCGGGCCGTACCTGGTCCGCACCGACCGCACCGGCAAGGTCCTGCAGGCGCCGATCCCGCTGCCGGACGGCACGAAGTCTCCCCAGTCGCCCGATCTGGCCCAAGGCGAGAGCCCGACCTTGCCGGCCAGCCGCGGGTTCGAAGCCATGGCCGCGAGCGAGGACGGCTGGACCCTGTACCCGATCCTGGAGGGCGCGAAGACCGGCGACCCCGACCAGCGCCGGCGGGTGGTCTACGAGTTCGACGTGCGTGCCGGCGCGTACACGGGCCGCACCTGGTCCTTTCGGGTCGACGAGCCGGGCCTCGTCGTGGGCGACGCGGCGGTGCTCGACGACCGGCGGCTGCTGTTGATCGAGCGGGACAACGACATGGGCCCGAGCGCCCGGATCAAGCGTCTGGTCGTCACCGATCTCGACGCCGCGGCGCCCGACGGCGCCCTGCCCCGCCGCACCCCCGTGGACCTGCTGCGCATTGCCGACCCGAAGGGCGTCTCGACGCCTGCTCGCCCAGGCGAGTATGGCGTCGGGCCGCTGTTCTCGTTCCCGCTGCAGTCGGTCGAGTCGGTGCTGCCGCTGCACGGTGACCGGATCGTGGTCGCCAACGACAACAACTTCCCCGGGAACGACGGACGCATCCCGGGCCGGCCCGACGACACCGAGGTGATCGTCATCGACGTGCCGGGTCTGCGCGACTGA
- a CDS encoding DUF418 domain-containing protein → MRVPAPDLARGLMLLAIAFAHAPLFVVDIDLGPALLNDLTNGLHNLFVSNHARPMFAFLFGYSLVQLLDRRTRRGSAWVDVRKLLRRRGWWLALIGFVHMAVLVPIDILAAYGVSAVLLVGLLRAKDSTLLWTAGLSLVPATAMVGFAMWYPLSQGLSPIAAGSVAAGMKGPGELFAERLQAWPFGLVAGVILVVPGVIFGVWAARRRLLDEPARHRRFLVNAAIVTTAVSVIGAVPVGLVQLGVGAEPSGAALWAAALVQPLTGYFGGIGMAAIIGLIAIPITRRPNGLATAVQALGQRSMSLYLFQSLVFVGVFYPYGLDLQDDLGLAGATGVAAATWLVSVVIAEVMRRAGYRGPAEILLRRLAYR, encoded by the coding sequence ATGCGGGTACCCGCGCCGGACCTGGCGCGGGGTCTCATGCTGCTGGCCATAGCCTTCGCGCACGCGCCGCTGTTCGTGGTCGACATCGACCTCGGCCCTGCCCTACTCAACGACCTCACGAACGGCTTGCACAATCTCTTCGTCAGCAACCACGCCCGGCCGATGTTCGCGTTTCTGTTCGGCTACTCGCTGGTCCAGCTGCTGGATCGGCGGACGCGGCGGGGCAGCGCGTGGGTGGACGTCAGGAAGCTGCTGCGCCGCAGGGGATGGTGGCTTGCCCTGATCGGGTTCGTCCACATGGCGGTGCTGGTCCCCATCGACATCCTGGCCGCGTACGGGGTCAGCGCCGTCCTGCTCGTCGGCCTCCTGCGGGCCAAGGACTCGACGTTGCTGTGGACGGCGGGGCTCAGCTTGGTGCCGGCGACCGCCATGGTCGGGTTCGCCATGTGGTATCCGCTGTCGCAGGGCCTTTCGCCTATCGCGGCCGGTAGTGTCGCGGCCGGGATGAAGGGTCCAGGGGAGTTGTTCGCCGAGCGACTCCAGGCCTGGCCGTTCGGCCTGGTGGCCGGAGTGATCCTCGTCGTTCCTGGCGTGATCTTCGGAGTGTGGGCGGCGCGGCGGCGGCTGCTGGACGAGCCCGCACGGCATCGCCGTTTCCTGGTCAACGCCGCGATCGTCACCACTGCTGTGTCCGTCATCGGCGCCGTACCTGTCGGCCTTGTCCAGCTCGGAGTAGGGGCCGAGCCGTCGGGCGCCGCCTTGTGGGCGGCCGCGCTCGTGCAGCCGCTCACCGGATACTTCGGCGGGATCGGCATGGCCGCGATCATCGGGTTGATCGCGATCCCGATCACCCGGCGACCGAACGGCCTGGCCACTGCCGTTCAGGCGCTCGGTCAGCGCTCGATGAGCTTGTACCTCTTCCAGTCCCTCGTGTTCGTCGGGGTCTTCTATCCGTACGGACTCGACCTGCAGGACGACCTGGGGCTTGCCGGCGCCACGGGCGTGGCCGCGGCGACGTGGCTGGTGTCGGTGGTCATCGCCGAGGTCATGCGGCGTGCCGGGTACAGAGGTCCCGCGGAGATCCTGTTGCGCCGCCTGGCCTACCGATGA